Below is a genomic region from Methanosphaera sp. ISO3-F5.
TTAGAAGAAGCTTTACCAGATTATAATGAAAATAAAACATTATTAACATTAGAATCAGCTTTAGATAATTACTACTATGAAAGATTACTAGTAAAATCTTCAAGTCAAGAAGACGAAAATACTAGAATGTTACACAGTTACGTAGGAACAAAAATTGATATCGCTACCTTAAAAATTATTTTAAGAGCAAAAGCAGATGGTTTAGCATACGATCAAATAAAACCATACGTAATAAGTAGAGGATACAAATTACGTGATTGGAAACTTAAAGAATTAATGGAATCAGAAGACTTAAATTCATTATTAAGCAGTATAGAAAGCTCAGAATACGGTTCTGTAGTAGCAGATCACATTCCAGAATTCAATGCAACAAATTCCATAGCTGTTTTCGATGAAGCATTAGATGCTTATGAAAGAAAAATGGCAGACAATATCTTTAAGAAAAAACCATTTGGTATAGGTCCAATAGTAGGTTTCATAAACAAAAAAGAAATCGAAATTAAAAATCTTAAAGTCATCGCTAGAAGTAAAAGAGGACCTGTTTTAGCTAGTTCCGAAATTAAGGAGATGTTATTATGAAAAAAGATATCGCTATAATGGCAGATCCAGATACAGTAACTGGTTTTATGTTAGGTGGAATAAAAAGTGGATTCCCCGTACATAACAAAGACGAATCAAAAACAACTTTAAAACAGTTAGTAGATGATGGATACTCCATCATTATCACAACTGAAAAAATTGGTGATGAACTTCGTGAAGACATCACAAAGTACACAAGCAAAGCATTACCAATGATTATTGAAGTACCAGATAAGTCAGGTTCACATAAAAGAGAAACTGACCCAATGAATGAACTTATAAAAAGAGTTATTGGGGTAGAGATGGTAAAATGATTACAGGAAATATTATTAAAATTGCAGGTCCAGTTATTGTCGGTGGAGGTATGAGAGGTACCCAGATGCACGAAATGGTTCGTGTCGGTGATATTGGACTTATTGGTGAAATTATTGAACTTGAAGGCGACACCGCAACAATTCAGGTTTACGAAGAAACTGCTGGTATTAAACCAGGAGAAAAAATTGAAAGTACTGGAGGTCCACTCTCAGTAGAATTAGGACCAGGTATACTAAAATCTATTTACGATGGAATTCAAAGACCATTAACAGAAATTAAAAGTCTAGCTGGAGACTACTTACCTAGAGGGGTAGACGTACCATCATTAGATAAAACTAAAGAATGGGATTTCAAACCAACAGTATCCGTTGGAGACAAAGTAAACGGTGGAGACATCATAGGTACAGTACAAGAAACTGTAGCTATCGAACACAAAATCATGGTACCACCAAAAATCTCAGGAACAATCAAATCCATCGAAAGCGGAAAACACACAGTAGTAGACGATATTGCTGAAGTAGAAACCGAAGACGGAATTGTAAAATTACAAATGATGCAAATCTGGCCAGTAAGAGTAGGTAGACCATACGTCAACAAATTAGACCCTGATGTACCTCTAATAACAGGTCAACGTGCACAAGATACATTCTTCTGTGTAGCTAAAGGTGGAACATCAGCTATCCCTGGTCCATTCGGTTCAGGAAAAACTGTAACACAACAACAATTAGCAAAATGGGCAGACGCTGATATAGTAGTATATATCGGATGTGGAGAACGTGGTAACGAAATGACCGAAGTACTTACCGAATTCCCAGAACTAGAAGACCCAAAAACTGGAAACCCATTAATGGACAGAACAGTTCTTATTGCTAACACATCCAACATGCCGGTAGCAGCAAGGGAAGCATGTGTATACACAGGTATTACCATTGCAGAATACTTCAGAGACATGGGCTACGATGTAGCACTTATGGCAGACAGTACCTCAAGATGGGCAGAAGCTATGAGGGAAATCTCCGGACGTCTAGAAGAAATGCCAGGGGAAGAAGGTTACCCAGCATACCTAGCATCAAGATTAGCACAGTTCTACGAACGTGCAGGACGTGTAACAACTATTGGATCACACAAAGCAGAAGCATCTGTAACAGTAGTTGGAGCAGTATCACCTGCAGGTGGGGACGTATCAGAACCAGTTACAACCAACACATTACGTATTGCAAAAGTATACTGGGCATTAGATGCATCCTTAGCAGACAGACGTCACTTCCCATCCATCAACTGGTTGAACAGTTACTCACTATATGTGGACAGTATCACACCATGGTGGAACAGTGAAGTTGGAAGCGATTGGAGGGAACTAAGAAACACAGCAATGGCTCTTTTACAGAAAGAAGCAGAACTTAACGAAATTGTACAATTAGTAGGTCCTGACGCATTACCTGAAAAAGACCGTGTAACTCTCGAAGCAGCACGTATGTTAAGAGAAGACTTCCTACAACAAAACGCATTCGATGACACAGATACATATTGTTCACCTAAAAAACAATATAACATGCTAAAAACACTATTATTATACAACACAACAGCACAAGAAGCATTAGCAGATGGTGCAGATGTAAATAAACTAGTAAACTTAGATGTTAGAGTAGACTTAGACAGAATGAAATATGTACCTGAAGATGAATTCGATGCAAAAACTGAAGAATTAAGAACAAAAATTACACAACAATGTAGTGAGGCTGCACAATGAATGATGTAGATATTAAAACAAGAGAATACACTACTGTATCTGAAGTATCTGGACCTTTAATGGTAGTTCAAGATGTTGAAGGTGTAGCATACAACGAAATTGTAGAAATTGAAACTCCTTCAGGCGAACAAAGAACCGGTCAAGTACTTGAAGTAGAAAATGATATTGCACTTGTTCAAGTATTCGAAGGTACAAGTGACTTAAACACATTATCTACAAAAGTTCGATTTACTGGTGAAACCGCAAAAATCGGAGTATCATCTGATATGCTCGGAAGGATCTTCAACGGTATAGGTAAACCTATAGATGGTGGACCAGATATTATCCCAGATAAAGAGTTAGATGTAAACGGTTCTCCAATGAACCCAGCATCAAGACA
It encodes:
- a CDS encoding V-type ATP synthase subunit C yields the protein MEESIMDIITSFGFSSPEAFIALLVMVLAVIGAIVVVITIRPLLEYYPYTYPNARIRAKIGKILSEKQITELAETENLDEVKNYLRGHRDYAKYVDQYPIEQALDANLAESYDTLAKVSPATLKPTFNILLDQWDIKNIKSVLVAKEAQLNEEETRELLVPYGVLKDDHDKMIEANTVQELIVALEGTPYARILEEALPDYNENKTLLTLESALDNYYYERLLVKSSSQEDENTRMLHSYVGTKIDIATLKIILRAKADGLAYDQIKPYVISRGYKLRDWKLKELMESEDLNSLLSSIESSEYGSVVADHIPEFNATNSIAVFDEALDAYERKMADNIFKKKPFGIGPIVGFINKKEIEIKNLKVIARSKRGPVLASSEIKEMLL
- a CDS encoding V-type ATP synthase subunit F — protein: MKKDIAIMADPDTVTGFMLGGIKSGFPVHNKDESKTTLKQLVDDGYSIIITTEKIGDELREDITKYTSKALPMIIEVPDKSGSHKRETDPMNELIKRVIGVEMVK
- a CDS encoding ATP synthase subunit A; its protein translation is MITGNIIKIAGPVIVGGGMRGTQMHEMVRVGDIGLIGEIIELEGDTATIQVYEETAGIKPGEKIESTGGPLSVELGPGILKSIYDGIQRPLTEIKSLAGDYLPRGVDVPSLDKTKEWDFKPTVSVGDKVNGGDIIGTVQETVAIEHKIMVPPKISGTIKSIESGKHTVVDDIAEVETEDGIVKLQMMQIWPVRVGRPYVNKLDPDVPLITGQRAQDTFFCVAKGGTSAIPGPFGSGKTVTQQQLAKWADADIVVYIGCGERGNEMTEVLTEFPELEDPKTGNPLMDRTVLIANTSNMPVAAREACVYTGITIAEYFRDMGYDVALMADSTSRWAEAMREISGRLEEMPGEEGYPAYLASRLAQFYERAGRVTTIGSHKAEASVTVVGAVSPAGGDVSEPVTTNTLRIAKVYWALDASLADRRHFPSINWLNSYSLYVDSITPWWNSEVGSDWRELRNTAMALLQKEAELNEIVQLVGPDALPEKDRVTLEAARMLREDFLQQNAFDDTDTYCSPKKQYNMLKTLLLYNTTAQEALADGADVNKLVNLDVRVDLDRMKYVPEDEFDAKTEELRTKITQQCSEAAQ